The sequence GCCTTTGATCAAGGCAGCGGGCTGGTGATGATCGGACGCGCCAAGCCATTCGTAAGCTGTTGGCGCGACTGTACATTCCCTCTTCCCTTTTGTGTGGGAATCTCTTATACGCCCCCATCGCTTGGATATATCCTTGCGACATCTCCATAGGACCCTGCTGGACGACATCCCGGCTTGTGCCCTCAACCCTTAATCTCAAAGGAGACCCCGATGTCGATCACAGTCGAAGAAAAAGCACGCCTGATGAAAGAATACGCAACCAAAGACGGCGACACCGGCTCGCCCGAAGTTCAGGTTGCCATTCTCACCTCGCGTATCTCCACGCTGACCGAGCACTTCAAGACCCATAAGAAAGACAACCACGGCCGCCGTGGTCTTCTGAAAATGGTCGCACAGCGCCGGAAGCTGCTGGACTACCTCAAAGGCAAAGATGAAGGCCGTTACCAGGACCTGATCAAACGCCTCGGCATCCGCCGCTAACAGGTTTCGATCCATCGGATCACGCAAGCGCCCGTTCGGTCCCCCGAGCGGGCGTTTTGCGTTCCCTGCGTTTCGTACGAAACGCGCGTACAAAACGTACGACTTGCCACCGCACGCCCCGTTAATCCGCAGGCCCGCCGACAGCGATACCGACGCAATACCGACGTTTTGCCGACGCGGCGCAGAGTGGCCCTTTCCCTTGCTTTGCAGGCTTAACGTCCGATTCGCGCGGCCTGCGCCGATCTATCCTTTCAAAACAGTCAAAACTCCTGTAATGCGCAGGCATCTGAGACGTGACGCTCTGACCCCGGCGCATGGAATGGTAGAGAGGGGTCGGCGGCAATGGGGCCGCCATTGAAACGGAAGACTTGGGATACGCCCAAGAGCGCTTCCAACTAGGATACGACGATGTTCAACGAAGTGAAAAAATCGATGCAGTGGGGGGAAGATACCCTCACTCTGGAAACGGGCAAGGTCGCCCGTCAGGCGGATGGCTCGGTCATCGCCACCCTTGGGGAAACCAGCGTCATGGCCAACGTGACCTTCGCCAAGGAACCCAAGCCCGGTCAGGATTTCTTTCCCCTGACAGTGCATTACCAAGAGAAATACTATGCTGCGGGTAAAGTGCCCGGCGGCTTCTTCAAACGTGAGGCCCGCCCCACCGAGAAGGAAACCCTCACCGCGCGCCTGATCGACCGCCCGATCCGCCCGCTCTTCGTGCCCGGCTTCAAGAACGAAGTTCTTGTTATGTGCACGGTCCTTAGCCACGATCTGGTCAACGACCCCGACATGGTCGCGATGATCGCGGCCTCGGCGGCCCTGACCATTTCCGGTGCACCCTTCATGGGCCCGATTGCCGGGTGCCGCGTGGGGTACGAGGATGGTGAATACATCCTGAACCCCGATGTCGAGGATATGCACGACCTGCGCAACAACCCCGATCAACGCCTCGATCTGGTGGTTGCCGGCACCAAAGACGCGGTGATGATGGTTGAGTCCGAGGCCTACGAGCTGACCGAAGACGAGATGCTGGGCGCCGTGACCTTCGCGCACGAGCAAATCCAGCCGGTGATCGACCTGATCATCAGCCTCGCCGAGGAATCCGCCAAGGAACCCTTCGATTTCACCCCGCCGGATTACTCCGAGCTTTACGAGGTGGTCAAAGGTCTGGGCGAAGAGAAGATGCGCAGCGCCTATGCCATCCTCGACAAGCAGGAACGTCAGGCCGCTGTTGGCGCCGCGAAAGAGGCTATTCTCGAAGGCCTGTCCGAAGAACAGCGTGAAGACGCTAACCTCGGCTCGGCCCTGAAGAAACTCGAAGCCGCCGTCCTGCGTGGCGACGTGGTGAAATCCGGCAAGCGCATCGACGGCCGCTCGCTGGACGAGGTGCGCCCGATCGTGTCGGAAACCGGCATCCTGCCGCGGACCCACGGTTCGGCCCTGTTCACCCGTGGCGAAACCCAGGGCCTCGTGGTCACCACCCTTGGCACCGGCGATGATGAACAGATCATCGATGCCCTGCACGGGAACTTCCGCTCGAACTTCCTGCTGCACTACAACTTCCCGCCCTACTCGGTCGGTGAAGCGGGTCGTGTGGGCCCTCCGGGCCGTCGTGAAATCGGTCACGGCAAACTGGCATGGCGTGCCCTACAGGCCGTTCTGCCGGCCGCAACCGACTTCCCCTACACCATCCGCGTGGTC comes from Roseovarius bejariae and encodes:
- the rpsO gene encoding 30S ribosomal protein S15, producing the protein MSITVEEKARLMKEYATKDGDTGSPEVQVAILTSRISTLTEHFKTHKKDNHGRRGLLKMVAQRRKLLDYLKGKDEGRYQDLIKRLGIRR
- the pnp gene encoding polyribonucleotide nucleotidyltransferase produces the protein MFNEVKKSMQWGEDTLTLETGKVARQADGSVIATLGETSVMANVTFAKEPKPGQDFFPLTVHYQEKYYAAGKVPGGFFKREARPTEKETLTARLIDRPIRPLFVPGFKNEVLVMCTVLSHDLVNDPDMVAMIAASAALTISGAPFMGPIAGCRVGYEDGEYILNPDVEDMHDLRNNPDQRLDLVVAGTKDAVMMVESEAYELTEDEMLGAVTFAHEQIQPVIDLIISLAEESAKEPFDFTPPDYSELYEVVKGLGEEKMRSAYAILDKQERQAAVGAAKEAILEGLSEEQREDANLGSALKKLEAAVLRGDVVKSGKRIDGRSLDEVRPIVSETGILPRTHGSALFTRGETQGLVVTTLGTGDDEQIIDALHGNFRSNFLLHYNFPPYSVGEAGRVGPPGRREIGHGKLAWRALQAVLPAATDFPYTIRVVSEITESNGSSSMASVCGGSLSMMDAGVPLKSAVAGVAMGLVLEDDGDYAVLTDILGDEDHLGDMDFKVAGTEAGITSLQMDIKVAGITPEIMKKALAQAKEGRLHILGEMSKALTEAGDFSIHAPRIETMTVPQDKIREVIGSGGKVIREIVETSGAKVDINDDGIIKIASPNNESIQKAYDMIHSIVAEPEEGAIYKGKVVKIVDFGAFVNFFGKRDGLVHVSQIENRRLNHPSDVLKEGQEVWVKLLGFDDRGKVRLSMKVVDQETGEEVKKEEKADD